TACAAGGTCTTAGTTAATCCTCAAACTACTTCGATTTCCACAATAATTAATGTAGTTTTGATTATGTTAATGTTTGGTGTTTTCAGGAGTTTTTGCGCTAAGTTGCTGGCTAATGCAGAGGCTGCAGAAGCTGAAAACAAGAAGgtccattttcttgaaattctgaTCTTGTTTGCTTTGCTGTTGATTGGAGTTTTAACTCCTTTAGAAGCATTGTGATTAGGGTTGTAAATAATTCGAGTGGAGCCGAATCCACATTATTGTTCAAGCTTGTTTGAGTTATTATCTAATTTGGTTTGATTCTTGATCTAGTAGAGCTCAAGTGAGTTTTAATTGGGTTAAATACCAGTCAACCTggagtaatttgatatttttaagtataatttattatttttgcactaATGGAATTGAAGCCAAAGTTACTCGTTCAAGTTTGGTTTGTTAAGTTTAAAGTAGTCCGTTCAAACGAACTCCTATCAGTCGATTCCAATCGAGTATCAAATATGTTTCAGGCCTAATTCTGATTGTGTTCTTTGAATTACAGAATCCCTTGGCCGCAGTGATAGGAGGTGGAGGAGTTCACCCTGACAAGAGGGCTGTGGCCGCCTTGAAGCCGGCTAAGAAGAAAGCTGCTATCAAACCTAAGCCTGAGGAGATAATTGAAATCAGCCCTGATTCTAATGAAGTTGCAGCACAGAAGGAGAACAAGACCCGTAATTCGAAAAATAAAGCTCCAACTCTTACTTCAACTCTCACTGCTAGAAGCAAGgtaacatatatgaatttcaAGAGGAACTTCTCTGTTTTATTTGctgattttctcaaaaatcCTTCATATGACTATGTTGAGTTATCGCAGGCTGCTTGTGGGCTGAGAAGCAAACCAGAAGAGCAAATAGTCGACATCGATGCTGCAGATGCAGATAACGACTTGGCTGTCGTTGAGTACGTTGAGGAAATGTACAAGTTCTACAAGTCTGTTGAGGTGTATAGTAGGACTTTTACTTCTTATTATAACTCAAATCTACCTTTGTCTATCATTGTGGGGCTAAACGAGTTTTTATTCATCGGTGATGCAGAACGAGGGCAGGGCTCATGCTTATATGTATTCGCAACCTGAGATAAATGAGAGAATGAGAGCAATTCTGATTGATTGGCTGGTCCAAGTTCACAACAAATTCGATCTTTCACCAGAGACACTTTACCTGACAATCAACATTGTTGATCGGTTTCTTGCATCAAGGACTACTTCAAGGCGGGAGCTTCAGTTGGTGGGCTTGAGTGCAATGCTTATAGCCTccaaatatgaagaaatttgGGCCCCTCAGGTTAATAAAGTTCATCTGTAAGTTCTGTTCTGACAAACATTCTTAGCAGAATACAAGGTGAACTAACTGGTCTTGCTTTTGTAGGTCCATGAGTTAGTTTGCATCTCAGACAGAACTTACACTAACGAACAAATCTTGATCATGGAGAAACGTATATTAGGTGAACTTGAATGGAACTTAACCGTTCCAACGCTTTATGTTTTCCTCGTACGCTTCATCAAAGCATCCGTGACCGATTCAGATGTAAGAGTTCCCTTAGCTCCTGAAATTTATGTCCAAGAATACTAGTTAACTTACATTCCAGCTACCCTTTTGAGCACAGGTTGAGAATATGGTCTATTTTCTGGCCGAGCTAGGAACGATGAACTACTCGACTCTTAGGTACTGTCCATCGATGATTGCTGCCTCAGCAGTCTATGCAGCTAGATGCACCTTAAACAAGTCACCCCTCTGGAACAAAACACTTAGAACGCACACAGGTTTCTCAGAACAACAGCTTATGTAAGTGAATCTTGAACTCTCTCTTCAAATGTTGTCTGCCTAAGACACTTATTTTTGACCGAATCTTTGTCCGATGATCAGGGATTGTGCTAAGCTTCTTGTTACCTTCCATTCGACGGCGGCAGACCAGAAACTCGGAGGGATCTACAGAAAATACTCTTGCTCCG
This Sesamum indicum cultivar Zhongzhi No. 13 linkage group LG5, S_indicum_v1.0, whole genome shotgun sequence DNA region includes the following protein-coding sequences:
- the LOC105162692 gene encoding G2/mitotic-specific cyclin-1-like isoform X1, coding for MASRPVVQQQNIGEAVPGAVKQKNRAVEKKNRRALGDIGNVVTLRGVDGKPLPQVSRPVTRSFCAKLLANAEAAEAENKKNPLAAVIGGGGVHPDKRAVAALKPAKKKAAIKPKPEEIIEISPDSNEVAAQKENKTRNSKNKAPTLTSTLTARSKAACGLRSKPEEQIVDIDAADADNDLAVVEYVEEMYKFYKSVENEGRAHAYMYSQPEINERMRAILIDWLVQVHNKFDLSPETLYLTINIVDRFLASRTTSRRELQLVGLSAMLIASKYEEIWAPQVHELVCISDRTYTNEQILIMEKRILGELEWNLTVPTLYVFLVRFIKASVTDSDVENMVYFLAELGTMNYSTLRYCPSMIAASAVYAARCTLNKSPLWNKTLRTHTGFSEQQLMDCAKLLVTFHSTAADQKLGGIYRKYSCSVRGAVALLPPAKSLLAASVAD
- the LOC105162692 gene encoding G2/mitotic-specific cyclin-1-like isoform X2, which codes for MASRPVVQQQNIGEAVPGAVKQKNRAVEKKNRRALGDIGNVVTLRGVDGKPLPQVSRPVTRSFCAKLLANAEAAEAENKKNPLAAVIGGGGVHPDKRAVAALKPAKKKAAIKPKPEEIIEISPDSNEVAAQKENKTRNSKNKAPTLTSTLTARSKAACGLRSKPEEQIVDIDAADADNDLAVVEYVEEMYKFYKSVENEGRAHAYMYSQPEINERMRAILIDWLVQVHNKFDLSPETLYLTINIVDRFLASRTTSRRELQLVGLSAMLIASKYEEIWAPQVHELVCISDRTYTNEQILIMEKRILGELEWNLTVPTLYVFLVRFIKASVTDSDVENMVYFLAELGTMNYSTLRYCPSMIAASAVYAARCTLNKSPLWNKTLRTHTGFSEQQLM